The segment TGCGCGACCCCGGCTACTACGCCGCGAACCCCTTCGCGCCCCCATTCGACATCCGAAAGGCGAAACAACTGCTCGGCTACGCGCCCACCCGCGACTGGCGTGAAATCGAACAGTGGGAGGACCAGTCATGAAACGCTGGAAACTGGAATTCATGGCCTCCCTTGGCTATTCGGCCATGCCGCCGGAACGGGTGGTCGTCTCGCTCGCGTCCATCGGGTATGACGCCGTCGGCTGGACCCTGGCCCATTTCAACCCCCGCACCCGCACGCCGGAGCAGCTCCTGGAACTGGTCGCGACCACACGAAGGGCCGGGCTCGAGGTCGGCGAGATCGTGGTCCAGCAGGATTTCGTCACCCTGGACGACGCCCTGCGGCGGGACCGCGTCGCCCTCTGCCTGGAATGCATCGCCGCCGCCGCAGACTGCGGACTTCCCGTCCTCAACCTCTTCTCCGGTCCCGCGCCCTGGGACCCCGCCGCGCCGGTCATCGGGCGCGACCTCGCCGAGGGCGCCGCGTGGGACCTCGTCCTGCGCTCCTATGAGCCCCTGGCCGCCGCCGCCGAAAAACATCGGGTC is part of the Candidatus Hydrogenedentota bacterium genome and harbors:
- a CDS encoding sugar phosphate isomerase/epimerase, with translation MKRWKLEFMASLGYSAMPPERVVVSLASIGYDAVGWTLAHFNPRTRTPEQLLELVATTRRAGLEVGEIVVQQDFVTLDDALRRDRVALCLECIAAAADCGLPVLNLFSGPAPWDPAAPVIGRDLAEGAAWDLVLRSYEPLAAAAEKHRVRLAVEGVWGMLCHDYYSTLPLVKHFNSPWVGVNFDPSHDILSGHLDSGWLARQWGGNIHHVHLKDAAGEPRMGKFVFPMLGEGLVPWAEFFQALDDIGYAGCCSVEYESFAYHANVLKGDTEAAARLSFEQVNALLP